CCGCCGGCCACCGTCGCGATGTGGACGAGCGCCTCCTCGTCGACGCGCAGCGACAGCGCGCCGAGCCCGCGCTCGCGGTCGGCGAGCGCGCGGCGCATCGCCTCCATCGCATGCTCCGGCGTCAGCTTCTCGAGCCGGAACAGCGTCGACCGCGACAGGAGCGCCCCGTTGATCGAGTGGAACGGGTTTTCCGTCGTCGCGCCGATGAACACGATCGTGCCCGCCTCGACGGCCGGCAGCAGCGCGTCCTGCTGCGACGATTTGAAACGATGCACCTCGTCGAGGAACAAAATCGTCTTGCGGTCGTACAGCGCCCGCGTCTCCTTCGCGCGTTCGATCGTCTCCCGCACGTCTTTCACCGACGCGTCCACCGCATTTAGGCGGACGAATTCCCCATCCGTCCGGTTCGCGATGATGTGCGCGAGCGTCGTTTTGCCGGTGCCCGGCGGCCCGAACAGGATGATCGACGTCACCTGGTCCCCTTCGATCGCCCGCCGCAGCATTTTCCCGGGCCCGACGATATGCTCCTGCCCGATGTATTCTTCGATCGTGCGCGCCCGCATCCGCTCCGCGAGCGGCTGCCGCCCCGGGGCCGCCCCGGATTCCGCGCGATAAGTAAACAAGTCCACGTTTCCTTCCGTCCCCTCGCCATCAAGAGTGTTGCATTAGAAATTTTCTAAATTATAACGGAAAAACGCCCGAGCGACTACGCTCGGACGTCGAGATCGGTGTTTTCGACCGAACCGGTCTATTATTTCAATGCATAACTTACATCCGTTTCGGCGCCGCCGAATATCCAAAAATGCTTCAGCTTCAAAAAGAGACAAGTCCACCCGGGAAACCGGATGAACTTGCCCTTGCTGTGTTCTCTAACCCATACTCGTACCATTACACTTCGATGCCGTGCTTCTTCAGCAAATCGTTCACGATGACGCTCACCATGATCAGCCCCGCGACCGGCGGCACGAACGAGTTGCTCGCCGGCGGCTGCTGCGCCTTCCGAATGTCCGGCGCGTTCTCGGGCACAATGCGCTGCGTCACGTCGACGCGCGGTTTTTTCGGCGTTTCGGTCGAGAAGACGACCTTCACGCCCTTCGTCACGCCCGCCTCGCGCAGCTTGCGCCGCACGACGCGCGCGAGCGGGTCCGTGTGCGTTTTCGAAATGTCGACGACTTGGAACTTCGTCGGATCCATCTTGTTCGCCGCGCCCATGCTCGAGATGACCGGAATGCCGCGCTGCTTGCACTGCAGGATCAGATGCACCTTGTAGATAATCGTGTCCGACGCGTCCATCACATAATCGAGCGGATACTCGAACAGCTTCTCGTACGTCTCTTCCGTGTAAAACATCCGGAGCGCGATCGCGTCGCAATCCGGGTTGATCAGCTTGATCCGCTCGCGCATCAGCT
Above is a genomic segment from Paenibacillus sp. containing:
- a CDS encoding tRNA threonylcarbamoyladenosine dehydratase, producing the protein MLNQFSRTELAIGPEGVEALKNSTVAVLGIGGVGSIAAEALARAGVGRIIMIDKDVVDITNINRQIHALTTTVGQPKAELMRERIKLINPDCDAIALRMFYTEETYEKLFEYPLDYVMDASDTIIYKVHLILQCKQRGIPVISSMGAANKMDPTKFQVVDISKTHTDPLARVVRRKLREAGVTKGVKVVFSTETPKKPRVDVTQRIVPENAPDIRKAQQPPASNSFVPPVAGLIMVSVIVNDLLKKHGIEV